The nucleotide sequence TGTTGGGTCTGTGTATTTTGCATGATGATTCATCAGTGCAGTGATGGAAATGCTATGAGGACTTGCACCCATCTCCTGGCCTGGACATCGGCAGAGGAGTGGGGCTTCTGGAGGAACGAGTCCTCCGCAGGTCGCAGCCTTCTGTCCGCTAGAGGGAGCCACAGCAGAGCGTGGGGCTGACAAAGTGTTGGGTGGTGCTGAAACCATAAATGACAAATTAGAGGAGGCCAACAACTGAAGTGAACCACAAATTTTCATTTGTTAAATACTGTGGACTTCCACTGATGGAATATAATTAAATGTAGAGAATTTGCACCAGAATTCACACTATTATTATGTTTGTTAGAGGATGGTCTGTTCAATCACTTGTGAAGATGCTTTTCTTGTACAGTGTAAATGTTCAGCATGCAGTAGTGGACGTCATTCGGCAGCTGATGTTACTTACTAGCTGTAGAATAATGGATATGATGTACACAAGACCagcttttgactttttttcacactgCTACTGCCCTCCAGAGGCCGTAACTGAAGAGTCTCTGTTTCCAAAAGTGAGAAATGTCCCAGGGACTCAGACCTTAAGAGCTCCCAAAGACCCCATATATGTCAGCTGGTTAATTGAGTGAACTGCAAATGTGTTTTGGAATATACATTGCTGAAATGATGATGCCTTGCACTCATCTGTCTTGTCAAAATGCACATGTTGCATATATGGTCAGTGTGTCAGGGCCCCCTGATGGGCTAACCTGGCCATAGCAGCTAATAAGCTCAGGTTTGATGTGAGACCAGGGAAATCCTGTGAAGTGCCATAAACATGTGACATAgtttagtttaaaatgaaaatgtgaggCTGATTGTTTTGGGTCACTGCCCAGATGGAACCAGAGCCTGTTCATTTACATgaatcactttgtgtttttcccATCACTTGAAAGGAAGAGATGTTGTGATATAATCAGATATCCTGTTCCGTGTTTCAATCTTAGATTTCATTTAGTCAAACAGTGAGTCCATCAGAGACTCAGGCCTCTATGAGTGAAGCAGATCACACCAACCCTTCATATGTGGTGGCTGTAGTTTGGTAACATGTTAAAAGTCTGTGTCCAGTTTTCAGAAATAATCGTCCATCGTGCGGCAAATGTTagtcatcatttatttattcaagctTCTGCTGAAAAGAAGAGCCATGTTCGACTCATGAGATGCTTTCAAACCTATTACATAACCATGTGGCAGCCATTTTGTTCCCTGGGTAATAGTCAGACATTTGTTTgtgggatttttaaaatgataccAGGTGCAGAATCTCAACTAAGAAATCCAttaatttcaggttttttttttggctgaatcgCTAAATGGCAACAGAAATATACCAACACTACACTGTTAAAATGCTTTTGTAATGCTGGTTATTTTGACACATACACTCCCTTGATTTTTTGTTTAGGCTTTCACatctttgaatatttgtctttacattttctgaactcagtcttttcttgtttttgtttttcaaacataCATTTTTGTGAATGATTTGCTTCAGGAACTTTTTTTGGCTCATGTGTGTCTTGTGGGTGTTGCTTGTCAgacaggagaagaggaagatgtTGGGGTTGGAGGTCATCgctctctgtcttcttttcgGAGCACTGACTCATGGACAGAAACCAGATTGCAGCAGTGAGTACCACCAGTTTCAGTGACACAACATGGGACATTCTACTTGCTGACTTAAATACactgatttaaatatgttttttgtgtgtttgttccctACAGAGAAGAGTGCGTGTCCCATCGACGTGTACTTCACCATAGACACATCTGAGACCATCGCCCTGCAGGAGTCGCCCCCTGGATCGCTGGTGGAGAGCATCAAGGTTCCTCCTTTGCTTTCAATTCTGTGATATAAATCTAACAACATGAGAATCTGGATGGCGTCAAATGACATTCGACTGTTCTGGCTGTAAAATCTGTGTGGTATAatatgttgtgtctttgtgttgcagAAATTCACTGAGCAGTTTGTGCAGCGTTTGGAGGATGAGGAGCTCAGAGGCGTCGTGCGGATCAACTGGAATATCGGTGGACTGCACTTTTCCCAGACACAACAAGTTTTCAGCCGCTTCGCAACCAAGAATGATTTCATCTCTGTGAGTTACACAGCATCACACATTTGAAGACAGTTCGTTCACTTTTAGTTTGGGTccaaagtaaataaaactaGCCAAGCGATTAAGTGCTTAAACAGAGCCAATTAATaactctgctatttatattagAAAATATGTGTTAATAATGTGATTGGCACACGAGTGACTGGAGGTGGAAGACGTACTCAGATCTTGTACTTAAGCAaaaatactactactacagtgTAGAAATACCGGATTACAAGTAAAATTATTGGCTGCACTGTCGTcacacagctagaagatcccctgttcgtgtcccggcctgggatcttgtgcatgcgtgggttttctcagggtactccagcttcctcccacagtccaaaaacatccatccatccattatctgtacaccacttaatcttcattagggtcgcggggggctggagtctatcccagctaacttggggtgaaggcaggggacaccctggacaggtcaccagcctatcacagggctacacatacagacaaataatcactccagccccccgcagCCCTAATGAGGCTGAAGTGGtgtacagatgatggatggatgtaaaagtATTGCATTCAGATCtattaagtaaaagtacaaaaggaTTATAATCAAAATATACTTGaagtatcaaaagtaaaaacactCATTATGCAGAATGGCATATTTCAGAATAATATCTCAtattggattttatttattaattctaCTAATTCATTAATGTGTTCATTGCTTTAACACTGGAGCTAATAAAGGGGTTTACCTACTTTACATAGTTTATTTGGTGGCTAGCTTGTGAATTTCCCCTCAGGCATcaagaaagttttattttaacctaTAATATTACATCataattaatttgtttattatattttgtattattaaacTAAATCAGCAAGTATCTAATGTTACTAAATACATGTCGTGGCGTACAAAGTGCAACATTTGCCACCAAATTGTAATTGAGTAGAAGTAtaccaaaacagaaaatggaCATTCTCACAAGAAGTACAAGTAACTCAAGATTATGCTTATGTTTAGTACTTGAATAAATGTACTTGGTTACTTTCCAAGACTGTGAGTGACTGACAACTTAGTCCCAAGTGAATTATCTGGATAAAAtcaatattaattattttttaaaaagtccttgATCAGTATACACTAATGTCTTTGAAGAAATGGTCAAGATTTTTGGAAACACACTTGCTCACTATTTGGCTCAACAGGATTCTTATATCTGCCTGACAACAGCtacttagcctagcttagcacaaaactgaaaacacagagaacagtCTTGTTCTACCTACCATCAATGCTAAAGCCATTTGGTCTAATCATTATGAAAAATAACCATTAAGTAGCTGCTTTAGGAGAGGTTATGTGCCAAATTATTTATTGGTTTTCAGTGACGGATGTTTAACACCAAGAAAAACCCCTGAAAAAGTCTGCTGTTTTACCTCTATAGCTTTGCATATTAAAAATACTGAACTCCAGAGTGCTCTTAAGGCCAATTTTGTTCCCTTTGGATCGAGTCAGTGTTGCTGTTTCCCTCTAATAGCCTtgtgctatgctatgctaaCCTATCCAGCTCTTATCTGTAGCCttgtatttaataaaaacacatggGAGCGGCATCAATCTTAGAAAGTTTGAAACAATGATAAAATAGCCAGTTTGTAATTCAGCTAACATGTTACACAAATGTTTCCAGAACCTCAGGGGAATCCGTTATCTGGGTAAAGGCACCTACATCGATTGTGCCCTCAAAGCCATGACGGAGGAGATGCTGCGCTCGCCCGCATACCCCTCGGCCCTCCGATTTGCCGTGGTCATCACCGACGGCCACGTGACTGGAAACCCTTGTGGCGGCATTAAAGTGGCTGCAGAGGAGGCCCGTGATAAGGGCATCCGGATGTTTGTCGTGGCGGCATCAATGAACAAAGAAGAGACGGGATTGAGGGAGATTGCCAACTCTCCAGCGACCGTCTACAGGAGGGAATTCCAGGCTGTGGATCTGAGCCAAGGCAGAGAGATCATACATACAGAAACTATTGACCGTATCATCAAGACCATGGTAATGTgcagatacacacacattcatgcaaaaatcctcaaaaactATTGACTCTTTTGCTCAcaatttgtttctttgtctccgCAGAAACATTTGGCGTATATAGAGGTAAGACAGAACCCCGGAGCAGAAATATAAATTTGTCCACTGCCCTCCGGTGTCATATCTgactctttttctctttgtgtcctGTTTATCTCAGTGTTACAAAGTGTCCTGTCTGGAGACACCCGGGCCTCCTGGTCCAAAAGGCCACAGAGGACAGAAAGTGAGTttcatgcagacacacaaacacacacagcatttaCACTTCAGTTGTCTTCGTCCTCACACATCTTTGACCTTGTTGTTTGCAGGGAGCTAAAGGAGACAACGGTGAACCAGGCCCGAAAGGAGAAAGAGGTCGCCCAGGAGACCCTGGTATTGAGGGTCCCATCGGTCAGCCTGGTATTAAAGTAAGAAGACATGCTTTCACCTTCCCATCAAACATAACGGTACAACAAATATTATGTATGAGACTATATAGTGATATACcaacttctttttctcttctctgtagGGAGAACCCGGTCTCAAAGGCGAGAAGGTGAGATGTCCTCTTGTGTGGATCCAAGTGTCTTCTTTCATAGATGGAAATGATTGGAAAAACATTATTCAGTTTGTAGAAGAATGTTAATAAAGTCTGGCTGTATGTTGATACTCTGTCAATGGATGAGCACCAACTGATCACACATAAAATGACTGTATGCTCTTCTGTCTAAACACAGGGAGAGATGGGAACTCAGGGGAAAAAGGTtggtgtttcttcttcttttcatttcttaCACAAAGGAATCTGTTTGTTATCATTAATACTGGAAAGCGATTGGTCTTTCTATGCTAATTATGTCCTCTCTGTGATTAGGGTGTGGGTGGCATCGCAGGACGCAATGGGACAGATGGGCAGAAGGTAAGATTTTGAGAATCAGCTTTTATTGTGCAGTTTAGGGAACATCTACACTCAAAGTTTCAGAAAACTAtccagttttgtcttttgtaaCAGGATTATTGTcctttgtcttcttgtttttagGGTAAAATTGGGCGGATTGGAGCTCCAGGCTGCAAAGGAGACCCAGGCGACATAGTATGGCTTTTAATATAATTGATCACTATTATTTCACACATACTATGCTCTGTTGTTGTCTACTTATGGTACATGTTTGATTGACAGGGTCCTGACGGTCACCCCGGAGATGTCGGTGAACGTGGTCCTGCTGGAACTGATGGAGAGAAGGTACACAGCCTAATCTCCACTTTAAGTCAAACAcaatccatcatccatcctgCTTGTGGTTAAACTCATCTTAATTGTCTCTAGGGGGATCCTGGACGCCCTGGAAGATCTGGTCGCCCTGGTCCCTCTGGAGAGGCTGGACCAAAGGTAAATAGAAAACGGGGATAGCTGCCCGTGTTAGAACCAGAGGTCATGTTATACATGCTGGAGGTAAAAGGCTAAACTATGGTGTTTCATccacagggagagagaggaagtcCTGGATCACCTGGCTTTCCTGGACAGAAAGGAAGCCCAGTAAGATGCATCGCAGCAGACAAATACATTCAAAGATACACTCAGTCTCTTACATCAAATGGCTTAtcagtgtgttgtgtttcttaGGGAATCCCTGGAAGTCCAGGAAGCAGAGGAGAACCTGTAAGAACATCTGATTTACCTGCAGTCAAATCTTCTCCTGCATATTCTTCTTTATGTTGCCTGATGGCTTCAatggtttgtttggtttttttaggGAAGAAGAGGCGACTATGGGCCAAAGGGTGCACAAGGACCAAATGGCGGAAAAGGAGAAAAGGTGAGTTTGTATGCACAGTGGCACAAGACTGAAACATGTCTGCATTATAAAGCAAAGGCTCAATTTGTTTTTCCACCAAGTGTACTTCAATACTGCACCAGTAAAGGGCCTGAAgattgattttctgtttttcagggtGAAATGGGGCCAGAGGGCTTGAGAGGACTTCCAGGTGAATCAGGAAACAAAGGAATAAAGGTAGTAGAAATTGTTTTATCACATTACTTGGTATTTATTCATAGGAACCACATAAATTCTTAAAGTTGAAATAATATACTCCCTGTTGCTGCTCTCAGTGTCATCTTTCTATGGTCTAAACAGGGAGATAATGGCTTGCCAGGACCAAGGGGACCACCAGGATCACCAGGAGAGGCAGGAAGAAACGTAGGTTAAAAGCATGAACTGCAAATTAAGATCGATGAACCCTTTGTGACATCACTCATAGAAGAGCAGTTTTGAAACTCAGTGTAGTGACTCAGGCTGTCGCCATCTTTGCAGTGTCTGACTCTAACTTGACCTAACTCTTGGTTAATTAAAAAATGGGCGAAGAGGTGGATAACGAGTGAACCGTAGATGGGCCATTGTGGCACCCACTTCTCACTTATAGCAACAATACCCTTAATTATGTATTCCTTTAAGAAGTTACATAAATATTCACCTCCATTACAGTTGTCATAGACAGGGAAATTAGCTATGGAGACCAAAACGGTTTTTTATCGCTGtaagcatgtttatttctgatgaAAAGTTGAACTTTTTAACATGGGGATTAATCTGTTCAaaaccagcctcaagtggccgtttgaggaactgcagtttttggcacttcctCATTGGCTTAATTTTTGGACCTTGGAAGTTGTTGCTAAGTTGAAGAATCACATTTACAAATCTTATCAGAAGTGTATTAAACAGAAATAACCTAATCCAGTGTAACACTGTTTGCATCATAGGGTACCAGAGGCGACCCTGGTGATGCTGGACCAAGAGGAGAGCCTGGACAAGTCGGACCAAAGGTTGgtatctgtgtgtatgtgtctgtggtAGTATTTTCTCTGATTCATCGTCATGTGTGTTGCTGCAACTCTTTGTCTTGACTCTTTGTTTTGCCTTTATTCAGGGAGACACTGGTAGACCTGGCTTCAGCTATCCTGGACCAAGAGGACCATCggtaacatacacatgcactaGCCCTGCTTACATTTTGTAGCCGGTGTGGCACACCTAGCTGAAACAAATTCTGCCCGCTGATCAacagggagaaagaggagagaagggCAACCGTGGACCTCgaggcagcagaggagactgtgGCCGAAAGGGTGAACCTGGACCTAAAGGAACTCCAGGAGAGGCAGTAAGTAACTCCATAGATGTAGCTGGAATTGTCCTCTCACTTGAGGAATAGTTGTATATGTATTTAATTGTTTGTGATGTCTTTGCTTACAACAGGGTGAGCCAGGGCCTCAGGGTGAACCTGGACTAAGAGGACCAAGGGGAGATCCTGGGCGTGACGTAAGTAGACAAAAACTACATACACAAGTGCTTTCTCACACACTGACATAGTACAGATGACAACAATCCAGCTTGAAAAAGCTGAACTCTGATATAGCATTATCTGTTGGCAGTCACAAAGTTGTGTTCTCTTGCTCTACAGGGAGATACTGGTCCTGAGGGAGACCCTGGCCTCACAGTAAGAACATTTCATCTGATCATAGTTTTATTAAATCAGCGATAACACACAGAAGATATGATGGATGTAATGATATATTTTGCTCGACCCTGCAGGAATGTGATGTCATGAACTACATCAGAGAAACATGTGGCTGCTGTGGTGAGTTTAGTGACCACTGCATGGCCATTCACGATCTGAAAAACACAGTTGGACTGTCGGATCTTtataatctgtgttttcatttccagACTGTGAGAAACGTTGTGGAGCCCTGGACATTGTGTTTGTTATCGACAGCTCAGAGTCAGTGGGTCTCACCAACTTCACCCTGGAGAAGAACTTTGTCATCAACACCATCAACAGACTGGGATCGTTTGCCAATGACCCAACAGCAGACTCAGGTATGTCAGAGTTGAAATGTGAAGTGCCAAAGCTAAACAAGATGGCTTCCAACTTAAGCATGCAGTAACATGACTGTTTGTGACCCAGGCACAAGAGTGGGAGTTGTTCAGTACAGCCACAGTGGAACCTTCCAGGCCGTCCGTCTCAATGACCCCAAGATCGACTCACTGTCTGCTTTTAAGGTTTCACAAACACGcagacatacacaaacacacatgtacacatgtagcttcaaagtttatttttaggATGTAGCACAGActgttcttttgtctcttttgtccAGATGTTTCTTAATTAATAAAGGCTGATCACATGTGGTTTCTGTCTGCACATGGCAGACTGAAGTAATCACAGTTACATATGCGTCACAGTAAGCATGTTTCTAATATTTAGCAGTGTCTAGAATCTGAGGAGAACAAGCTGCTAAAGGATTCATCttgtcatattttatatttttctcattattcACAAACCATATTAAAAGACTGTTCCCAAGAATAAATTAATCCAgtaatgacaaaaattattAAAAGCACATGTTACTTGTTACTGCATGACATGTTCCCTCATGATCATTAACATTGTAGGTCACTTGTGCTCTGTAATCTATTTTGAGTTCATCCAGCAAGCACTATCCTGCTGCCAGAAATGCTTGCTGGAATAGCAAATGTGCATTCATGCAccgctgaaaatagtccctgacaaatgtaccttttgttgtcttttgagTAACGTGCTACAAGTGACAGTGCCCAGGTGTTAAAGCAACTTACttattctttgttttaaaaaatctagCTATATCCTAACAATCTTTAATGACTGACTTGATCTCTAAGAACCAGCAGGTCGGGGCTGAATACCACAGACAGGGTATCGAGACACGGAACAATGTAATGGTCTTTTTAGTACAAAGTATCACAGTTCTATAGTAAGTTAGTTCACGTAGATCATAGACTTTTTTATAAAGAAGGAAGTAGCAAGAAGGAAGATGTCCCACTTTGGTTTCTGGACTATTGTTTAGAGGTCTCAAGTTTAGCATTTGGCCAAGACAGAGCCACCCTAAACCATATCCTgctttatctgtctgttttactctacatgggaccataatttactaaatgaacatcatgATGTAATGATTAACACATGCAACTACTGACTTAGTCCATAAACTCATTAATAAAAAGTTTCCTGAGATAACAAATCAAGTAAGAAGTaggatcattttctcatagacttctattcAATCTTcaaaccagaggagtcgccccctgctggcagtTAGAAAGAACGCAGGTTTAAGTCACCATtgacttcacttttcagacctgcAGATTATGTCCAAATTTTAAACACAGTCTCACGCCCAGATAGTCGTATGCTAAATAAACTTGTGCTTTTAGGATGGTTCAAATCAATTTTAGTTCAGTTTAGTCATTTATAATAAATGCTATCCTCTGCTCACCTCGTAGTTTGAGTAAAAATCACTATGTTTACTGATTCTACTTACAACAGCTAGGGATGTTGCTAGAAGTGGTAATGCTAATATGGTAACCGTGCTGCCTCTGCTGAACAATGCATTCAAACATCTTTTACAGATTTCATACGAAAAACTAACAAATCTGCCTCATACAGTTCAGTTTCACCATTAGGCTACTAACTAATTTCGACCACATGAGATTAAGTGTTAACTATACATCATAGCACAAACTATATGTTAGTTTTACCTTAGTCTGACTGACCAGATGTAGGCTGCAGGTATGAGATTGCCATCGGCAGCTTATTTCAGCCAACCACACCAACAATCTCTATACAGCAACCCAGCACACTGAAAATGTAAGGTTTTGCAGATGATTTGTATCATGCAGTaagccagaccattctctacTACAGAATGGTATAACTAAGTGAGACTAGTTCTCAACACAGTCTACTGCAATTACTTTTTTACAGAACCAACCCTAGTTTTCAAATTGACTATctaatgaaaacagctccttGTGTTCATGCTCAGTACTAACACATACGTATCACTTACATCCTGTCTTCTCTATTGTTCAGGATGCAGTGAAGCGCTTAGAGTGGATTGCAGGAGGAACATTTACTCCATCTGCTCTGAAATATGCT is from Amphiprion ocellaris isolate individual 3 ecotype Okinawa chromosome 10, ASM2253959v1, whole genome shotgun sequence and encodes:
- the col6a2 gene encoding collagen alpha-2(VI) chain isoform X1, whose product is MLGLEVIALCLLFGALTHGQKPDCSKKSACPIDVYFTIDTSETIALQESPPGSLVESIKKFTEQFVQRLEDEELRGVVRINWNIGGLHFSQTQQVFSRFATKNDFISNLRGIRYLGKGTYIDCALKAMTEEMLRSPAYPSALRFAVVITDGHVTGNPCGGIKVAAEEARDKGIRMFVVAASMNKEETGLREIANSPATVYRREFQAVDLSQGREIIHTETIDRIIKTMKHLAYIECYKVSCLETPGPPGPKGHRGQKGAKGDNGEPGPKGERGRPGDPGIEGPIGQPGIKGEPGLKGEKGEMGTQGKKGVGGIAGRNGTDGQKGKIGRIGAPGCKGDPGDIGPDGHPGDVGERGPAGTDGEKGDPGRPGRSGRPGPSGEAGPKGERGSPGSPGFPGQKGSPGIPGSPGSRGEPGRRGDYGPKGAQGPNGGKGEKGEMGPEGLRGLPGESGNKGIKGDNGLPGPRGPPGSPGEAGRNGTRGDPGDAGPRGEPGQVGPKGDTGRPGFSYPGPRGPSGERGEKGNRGPRGSRGDCGRKGEPGPKGTPGEAGEPGPQGEPGLRGPRGDPGRDGDTGPEGDPGLTECDVMNYIRETCGCCDCEKRCGALDIVFVIDSSESVGLTNFTLEKNFVINTINRLGSFANDPTADSGTRVGVVQYSHSGTFQAVRLNDPKIDSLSAFKDAVKRLEWIAGGTFTPSALKYAYDNLIRDSRRANANVTVVVITDGRFDPRDDDKLLTYLCSDSSVDVSAIGIGDMFEQIEENESLKSIACQRDGRVMGMRRFADLVAEEFIDKIETVLCPDPVIICPDLPCKSEPAVAPCVQRPVDVIFLLDGSERMGLENHRRAKEFIENVARRLILASGPTDERNARLALLQYGSPTEQKVEFPLTHDIAVISDSLAGVTYLDSSSALGSAIIHAVNNVVVKPAGRSSRRNAEVAFVFITDGITSSDQLDEGVSAMKRAEGVPTVIAMGSDTDEEVLRKVSLGDMSAIFRGNDYTMLNKPSFFERFIRWIC
- the col6a2 gene encoding collagen alpha-2(VI) chain isoform X2 codes for the protein MLGLEVIALCLLFGALTHGQKPDCSKKSACPIDVYFTIDTSETIALQESPPGSLVESIKKFTEQFVQRLEDEELRGVVRINWNIGGLHFSQTQQVFSRFATKNDFISNLRGIRYLGKGTYIDCALKAMTEEMLRSPAYPSALRFAVVITDGHVTGNPCGGIKVAAEEARDKGIRMFVVAASMNKEETGLREIANSPATVYRREFQAVDLSQGREIIHTETIDRIIKTMKHLAYIECYKVSCLETPGPPGPKGHRGQKGAKGDNGEPGPKGERGRPGDPGIEGPIGQPGIKGEPGLKGEKGEMGTQGKKGVGGIAGRNGTDGQKGKIGRIGAPGCKGDPGDIGPDGHPGDVGERGPAGTDGEKGDPGRPGRSGRPGPSGEAGPKGERGSPGSPGFPGQKGSPGIPGSPGSRGEPGRRGDYGPKGAQGPNGGKGEKGEMGPEGLRGLPGESGNKGIKGDNGLPGPRGPPGSPGEAGRNGTRGDPGDAGPRGEPGQVGPKGDTGRPGFSYPGPRGPSGERGEKGNRGPRGSRGDCGRKGEPGPKGTPGEAGEPGPQGEPGLRGPRGDPGRDGDTGPEGDPGLTECDVMNYIRETCGCCDCEKRCGALDIVFVIDSSESVGLTNFTLEKNFVINTINRLGSFANDPTADSGTRVGVVQYSHSGTFQAVRLNDPKIDSLSAFKDAVKRLEWIAGGTFTPSALKYAYDNLIRDSRRANANVTVVVITDGRFDPRDDDKLLTYLCSDSSVDVSAIGIGDMFEQIEENESLKSIACQRDGRVMGMRRFADLVAEEFIDKIETVLCPDPVIICPDLPCKSGGGVAVGKSPPPWKPLAEEGSPSLVPTSLAGVANLLNGLSEQQYGVGVATMAYTAQRAKLAQGVDRQQWTQLFIDSFKYVYGDIMGNPEKAIGLC